In a genomic window of Malassezia japonica chromosome 4, complete sequence:
- a CDS encoding uncharacterized protein (COG:E; EggNog:ENOG503NVKP), which produces MRIAVRKLLYAYNNTPPANFPDGAEPKLEVTGSDRRDLLAKIFHLKDGHEAKIEVEPPLWLDYGCNVKFEGSFYCNFNATILDCAEVIIGDGVLFGPNVHLYGGTHSVNPAERKSVLERALPIKIGENCWMAGVTIGKNVTI; this is translated from the exons ATGCGTATTGCCGTTCGCAAGCTTCTGTATGCTTATAATAACACCCCGCCGGCCAACTTCCCTGATGGTGCTGAGCCGAAGCTAGAGGTTACGGGCAGTGATCGCCGTGATTTACTCGCCAAGATTTTCCACCTGAAGGATGGCCATGAGGCGAAGATTGAAGTGGAGCCCCCGCTGTGGTT GGACTATGGTTGCAATGTTAAGTTCGAGGGCTCGTTCTACTGCAACTTCAATGCCACCATCCTTGACTGTGCGGAGGTGATCATCGGTGACGGTGTGCTGTTTGGTCCGAA TGTGCACCTCTATGGTGGTACCCACTCCGTCAACCCTGCTGAGCGCAAATCGGTCTTGGAGCGTGCTTTGCCGATTAAGATCGGGGAAAACTGTTGGAT GGCCGGCGTCACCATCGGCAAAAATGTTACAATT TAA
- the RGR1 gene encoding mediator complex subunit (COG:K; EggNog:ENOG503NWTA; TransMembrane:1 (o544-567i)) has protein sequence MTDAVHGETLVGVPEEELLQELPLEQSDLLPLNALVERVSNNAYQTLQSLSDTLPSLSNDAKKAKVFATAMDLRKQFIKLLVLVRWSKDVELLNKTRNIIALLVDQQWAHEDVFSGLTQVRKILPNARICDADLVTAIDVIRTGTYQRLPASIRDSTVPRVPMSNPQVLDVLRALDQVLTVRLTCSEVVPRDLRLQRIADGKAYFEAPGLYDACLTTSGPNDDDRWWLLDFHFTDSATDGDEDLSALLTAPYLDNVFASAEAILAPKDELEEEPAFIRLHSFLEQQALQRQLHILNYQLQRVARLHWGGNVRFGLDLTSHTMTVQYWVVHSASPSAQERTKSLHKGILQGRLKLRLYTEPLTGSKKVLSELLSGSKADQGKSAIVVDWDVDEAIRKATSDLPELALDQLDIEALILAAIDRHSLALMKLFQQDIVAHPGLGRIGIKSLDPNQGTGDELKLSLSETQNSALQRMADQITANTAVLVETLLNFRLQSLAKELELQASWLGLAHLSTIALRPGELDKIGLPNGYPLLYLPLGILPTYYMFIYFIPGQPIAMALVSVMAVVEAGKSMQVISSVKWIDRAQLTSITISGQTLLNAPSKTWLDTSTPRYDLTSEELQLAYNYCIATVAFG, from the exons ATGACCGACGCGGTGCATGGCGAGACGCTGGTGGGCGTGCcggaggaggagctgctgcaggagctTCCTCTGGAGCAGTCAGACCTGCTACCGCTGAATGCAttggtcgagcgcgtgtcGAACAATGCGTACCAGACCCTGCAGAGTCTGAGCGATACCTTGCCTTCCTTGTCGAACGACGCGAAGAAGGCCAAGGTGTTTGCTACCGCAATggacctgcgcaagcagTTTATCAAGTTGCTGGTACTTGTGCGCTGGTCCAAGGATGTTGAGCTGCTGAACAAGACGCGGAATATCATTGCGCTCCTGGTCGACCAGCAGTGGGCGCACGAAGACGTCTTCTCGGGGTTGACGCAGGTGCGCAAGATCCTGCCGAATGCCCGCATTTgcgacgcggacctcgTCACTGCTATTGACGTGATTCGCACAGGGACGTACCAACGCCTTCCGGCGTCCATCCGCGACAGCACCGTGCCGAGAGTACCCATGTCCAACCCACAGGTCCTTGACGTGCTCCGTGCGCTTGACCAGGTGCTCACCGTGCGGCTTACATGCAGCGAAGTCGTGCCGAGAGAtctgcgcctgcagcgcatcgccgacggTAAGGCGTACTTTGAGGCACCAGGCTTGTATGACGCATGCCTCACCACTAGTGGGCCcaacgacgacgaccgctGGTGGCTGCTCGACTTTCACTTTACCGACTCGGCGACGGATGGCGATGAGGACCTTTCTGCGCTGCTCACCGCACCGTACCTCGATAATGTGTTTGCATCTGCCGAGGCGATTCTCGCACCAAAAGACGAGCTGGAGGAAGAGCCTGCATTTATCCGACTGCACAGCTTCCTGGAGCAGCAGGCACTCCAGCGCCAACTGCATATCCTAAACTaccagctgcagcgcgtcgcacgaCTTCATTGGGGCGGAAATGTGCGGTTCGGACTGGACTTGACGTCCCATACAATGACCGTGCAATACTGGGTGGTgcacagcgcctcgccgagcgctcaGGAACGCACCAAATCACTGCACAAGGGCATTTTGCAAGGGCGGCTCAAACTTCGTCTGTACACGGAGCCGCTCACTGGCTCGAAAAAGGTCCTTTCGGAATTGCTCTCGGGCAGCAAGGCAGACCAAGGCAAGAGCGCTATCGTGGTCGACTGGGACGTGGACGAGGCCATTCGCAAGGCAACTAGCGACCTTCCTGAGCTCGCTCTGGACCAGCTCGATATCGAGGCACTGATCCTTGCTGCGATCGACCGCCATTCGCTCGCCTTGATGAAGCTCTTTCAACAAGACATCGTCGCTCATCCGGGCTTGG GCCGTATCGGCATCAAGTCGCTGGATCCCAACCAGGGCACTGGCGACGAGCTGAAACTTTCGCTCAGCGAGACGCAAAACTCGGCACTGCAACGTATGGCCGACCAAATCACGGCCAACACAGCGGTACTCGTGGAAACGCTCCTCAACTTCCGTTTGCAAAGTCTTGCCAAAGAACTCGAGCTTCAAGCGTCTTGGCTGGGACTTGCACACCTTTCCACTATTGCTTTGCGTCCGGGCGAGCTGGACAAGATTGGGTTGCCCAACGGATACCCACTCCTGTATCTCCCATTGGGTATCCTGCCCACCTACTACATGTTCATTTACTTTATTCCCGGCCAGCCCATTGCCATGGCACTCGTCTCAGTGATGGCTGTGGTTGAAGCCGGAAAGTCGATGCAGGTCATCAGTTCCGTCAAGTGGATTGATCGTGCGCAGTTGACCTCAATCACCATCTCCGGCCAAACCCTGCTGAATGCTCCTTCCAAGACATGGCTGGACACCTCGACTCCACGCTACGACCTCACTTCCGAAGAGCTGCAACTTGCGTACAACTACTGTATCGCAACTGTAGC CTTCGGTTGA